A DNA window from Myxocyprinus asiaticus isolate MX2 ecotype Aquarium Trade chromosome 15, UBuf_Myxa_2, whole genome shotgun sequence contains the following coding sequences:
- the LOC127452884 gene encoding trypsin-2-like isoform X5 yields the protein MRSLVFLVLLGAAFALEDDKIVGGYECQPYSQPWQVSLNSGYHFCGGSLVNQYWIVSAAHCYKSRIEVRLGEHNIAITEGSEQFISSDLVIRHPNYDSWNIDNDIMLIKLSKPVTLNQYVQPVALPNGCAAAGTMCRVSGWGNTMSSTADSNKLQCLEIPILSDRDCSNSYPGMITNSMFCAGYLEGGKDSCQGDSGGPVVCNGELHGIVSWGYGCAEKNHPGVYAKVCIFSQWIADTMSRN from the exons ATGAGGTCTTTGGTGTTCCTGGTGCTCCTCGGAGCTGCCT TTGCTCTGGAAGATGACAAGATTGTTGGTGGATATGAGTGTCAGCCTTATTCCCAGCCCTGGCAGGTGTCGCTGAACTCTGGCTACCACTTCTGCGGTGGCTCTCTGGTCAATCAGTACTGGATTGTGTCTGCTGCTCACTGCTACAAGTC ACGTATTGAGGTCCGTTTGGGCGAGCACAACATTGCTATTACTGAGGGTTCGGAGCAGTTCATCTCCTCTGACCTGGTCATCCGCCACCCCAACTATGACTCCTGGAACATTGACAATGACATCATGCTGATCAAGCTTAGCAAGCCTGTGACCCTCAATCAGTATGTGCAGCCTGTGGCACTGCCCAATGGCTGTGCTGCTGCTGGCACTATGTGCAGAGTCTCCGGCTGGGGAAACACCATGAGTTCCA CTGCTGATTCCAACAAGCTTCAGTGTCTGGAGATCCCTATCTTGTCTGACCGTGACTGTAGCAACTCCTACCCTGGCATGATCACCAACTCCATGTTCTGCGCTGGATACCTGGAAGGAGGAAAGGACTCTTGCCAG GGTGACTCTGGTGGTCCTGTGGTGTGCAATGGTGAGCTGCACGGTATTGTGTCCTGGGGTTACGGCTGTGCCGAGAAGAACCATCCTGGTGTCTATGCCAAG GTCTGCATCTTCAGCCAATGGATCGCTGACACAATGTCCAGAAACTAA
- the LOC127452884 gene encoding trypsin-2-like isoform X4, translated as MRSLVFLVLLGAAFALEDDKIVGGYECQPYSQPWQVSLNSGYHFCGGSLVNQYWIVSAAHCYKSRIEVRLGEHNIAITEGSEQFISSDLVIRHPNYDSWNIDNDIMLIKLSKPVTLNQYVQPVALPNGCAAAGTMCRVSGWGNTMSSTADSNKLQCLEIPILSDRDCSNSYPGMITNSMFCAGYLEGGKDSCQGDSGGPVVCNGELHGIVSWGYGCAEKNHPGVYAKVCIFSQWITDTMARN; from the exons ATGAGGTCTTTGGTGTTCCTGGTGCTCCTCGGAGCTGCCT TTGCTCTGGAAGATGACAAGATTGTTGGTGGATATGAGTGTCAGCCTTATTCCCAGCCCTGGCAGGTGTCGCTGAACTCTGGCTACCACTTCTGCGGTGGCTCTCTGGTCAATCAGTACTGGATTGTGTCTGCTGCTCACTGCTACAAGTC ACGTATTGAGGTCCGTTTGGGCGAGCACAACATTGCTATTACTGAGGGTTCGGAGCAGTTCATCTCCTCTGACCTGGTCATCCGCCACCCCAACTATGACTCCTGGAACATTGACAATGACATCATGCTGATCAAGCTTAGCAAGCCTGTGACCCTCAATCAGTATGTGCAGCCTGTGGCACTGCCCAATGGCTGTGCTGCTGCTGGCACTATGTGCAGAGTCTCCGGCTGGGGAAACACCATGAGTTCCA CTGCTGATTCCAACAAGCTTCAGTGTCTGGAGATCCCTATCTTGTCTGACCGTGACTGTAGCAACTCCTACCCTGGCATGATCACCAACTCCATGTTCTGCGCTGGATACCTGGAAGGAGGAAAGGACTCTTGCCAG GGTGACTCTGGTGGTCCTGTGGTGTGCAATGGTGAGCTGCACGGTATTGTGTCCTGGGGTTACGGCTGTGCCGAGAAGAACCATCCTGGTGTCTATGCCAAG